One window from the genome of Vespula pensylvanica isolate Volc-1 chromosome 11, ASM1446617v1, whole genome shotgun sequence encodes:
- the LOC122633073 gene encoding laccase-5 has product MPKVLFNSLFLPFIILLIFKEIQCTQTNNTTEPPLRTARDTNRPVVLSTPEQCYRPCDGAQPLYCYYHFRLEYYTTMATPCNVCRTNSFERSKNQSTCECIVGDGFEKTIFSINRQFPGPYIQVCQHDKIIVDVENAAEGTDTTIHWHGIFQNSYQYYDGVPHITQCPITAPNTFRYQFAVDNAGTHFYHSHSALLLLDGQQGPLIVRSPKSQDPNGHLYDEDIFDHVIFLSDWMHQLAIERLPGKFAMKPGQTPDNFLINGLGDYTDPNTGQRTNVQLAYFNVTAGRRYRFRMINSFGTVCPAEFLIEKHKLTVIASDGEDLEPVVVDKIVSVTGERYDFILNANQGSGSYWIQLRGLGECMGLKIVQFAVLVYGNKAILPRTSRPTYDNPIKGVVELNSLSGADCGSTMLTNNICINQLKYAENTPQEEQKTFPDIRLYVPFSFFIYDKRMFTNNSINPFFIAVDRSLITSLVTNISYTEPESPPISQYEGYEQLCTAEEVSTCTKPCFCTHVINVPKQTLIEILLCDEGPFEYLYHPFHLHGYSFEVMAIKEFNRTTPTANERYQFLRDYDRGLQNGKYIRQPRKDTIKVPEGGCVILRFYTNNPGWWLFHCHFLWHTVSGMDVVIHVGDDQDMPPVPNGFPVCGNFKPSVYI; this is encoded by the exons ATGCCGAAAGTTTTATTCAATagtttgtttcttccttttattatcttattaattttcaaagagaTTCAATGTACTC aaacaaataatacgaCAGAGCCACCGTTAAGAACTGCAAGGGATACAAATAGACCAGTAGTATTATCAACACCAGAACAATGTTATCGTCCTTGCGATGGAGCACAACCactttattgttattatcatttcagATTGGAATATTACACAACAATGGCAAC TCCATGTAATGTCTGTCGAACGAATAGTTTTGAAAGATCAAAAAATCAATCGACTTGTGAGTGCATCGTGGGAGATGGCTTCGAGAaaactattttttctatcaatcGTCAATTTCCTGGACCATACATACAG gTCTGTCAGCACGACAAGATCATAGTTGATGTAGAAAATGCTGCAGAGGGTACAGATACCACGATCCATTGGCATGGAATTTTCCAAAATTCTTATCAATATTATGATGGAGTACCTCACATAACTCAATGTCCAATTACAGCACCTAATACGTTTCG ATATCAATTTGCTGTGGATAATGCTGGAacacatttttatcattctcaTTCAGCGTTACTTCTATTGGATGGACAACAGGGACCTCTGATAGTACGTTCGCCTAAAAGTCAGGATCCTAATGGACATTTGTATGACGAGGATATATTTGATCATGTGATCTTCTTGAGCGATTGGATGCATCAATTAGCTATAGAACGTTTACCTGGAAAATTTGCTATGAAACCTGGTCAAACTCctgataattttcttatcaatGGTCTAGGAGATTATACG gaTCCAAACACAGGACAAAGAACTAATGTACAATTGGCATACTTCAATGTAACTGCTGGTAGAAGATACAGATTCCGAATGATTAATTCATTCGGTACAGTTTGTCCGGCTGAATTCTTGATCGAGAAGCATAAGTTAACTGTAATTGCATCGGATGGTGAAGATTTGGAGCCAGTTGTAGTGGATAAAATAGTTAGTGTTACAG gTGAACGTTATGACTTCATTCTAAATGCTAATCAAGGTAGTGGTTCATATTGGATTCAATTACGAGGTTTAGGCGAGTGTATGGGATTAAAAATAGTTCAATTTGCTGTACTCGTTTATGGTAACAAAGCGATCCTGCCAAGGACATCTAGACCTACTTATGATAATCCTATAAAAGGGGTTGTT GAATTGAATTCATTGAGTGGAGCAGATTGTGGTAGTACTATgttaacgaataatatttgtataaatcaattaaaatatgcGGAAAATACACCACAAGAGGAACAAAAAACATTTCCAGATATTCGTTTATAcgtacctttctctttcttcatatatGACAAACGGATGTTTACCAATAATTCTATAAATCCTTTCTTTA TTGCCGTTGATAGATCTTTAATAACAAGTTTGGTCACCAATATCAGTTACACCGAACCAGAATCACCTCCAATATCGCAATATGAAGGTTACGAACAGCTTTGTACTGCCGAAGAAGTATCTACTTGTACGAAGCCATGCTTTTGTACACATGTTATCAATGTACCGAAGCAAACACTGATTGAAATTTTACTCTGCGATGAAG gACCATTCGAGTACCTATATCATCCTTTCCATCTACACGGTTATAGTTTCGAAGTGATGGCAATAAAAGAGTTTAATCGTACAACACCGACAGCAAATGAACGTTACCAATTTCTTCGAGATTATGACAGAGGTCTACAAAATGGTAAATACATACGACAACCAAGAAAAGATACTATTAAGGTACCAGAAGGAGGTTGTGTGATATTACGTTTTTATACTAATAATCCAG gATGGTGGCTGTTCCATTGTCATTTCTTATGGCATACGGTATCTGGTATGGATGTAGTTATTCATGTAGGTGATGATCAAGATATGCCACCAGTACCAAATGGATTCCCAGTATGTGGTAATTTCAAACcatctgtatatatttaa